In Vreelandella piezotolerans, one genomic interval encodes:
- a CDS encoding cbb3-type cytochrome oxidase subunit 3, producing the protein MDTGTFRGLITLILIFAFIGIFFWAYSKRRKPDFDEAANLPFADDDEQPTRDKHASTKHEADSRHDRGDKNR; encoded by the coding sequence ATGGATACGGGAACTTTCCGCGGCCTGATCACGCTGATTTTGATCTTCGCTTTTATTGGCATCTTTTTCTGGGCCTACTCGAAGCGACGCAAGCCAGACTTCGACGAAGCGGCTAACCTGCCCTTTGCCGACGATGATGAGCAGCCGACCCGTGACAAGCATGCTTCGACCAAACACGAAGCGGATTCCCGCCACGACAGGGGAGATAAGAATAGATGA